From the Anguilla anguilla isolate fAngAng1 chromosome 8, fAngAng1.pri, whole genome shotgun sequence genome, one window contains:
- the LOC118233795 gene encoding pro-resilin-like, which produces MRVWALRFGVLLWVRVWALRFGVLLWVRVWALRFGVFLWVRVWALRFGVFLWVRVWALRFGVLLSVRVWAEVWGVPLGEGEGLGSEIWGVPLGEGEGLGSEVWGAPLGEGLGSEVWGAPLGEGEGLGSEVWGAPLGEGLGSEVWGVPLGEGLGSEVWGFPLGDGVGSEVWGVPLGEGVGSEVWGVPLGEGLGSVVWGAPLGEGLGSEVWGVPLGEGEGLGSEVWGVPLGEGLGSEVWGVPLGEGLGSEVWGVPLGEGGGLDSEVWGALLGEGEGLGSEVQGVPLRGRRAFPVPFASGAGPGQQDSRFRPD; this is translated from the exons ATGAGGGTCTGGGCTCTGAGGTTTGGGGTGCTCCTCTGGGTGAGGGTCTGGGCTCTGAGGTTTGGGGTGCTCCTCTGGGTGAGGGTCTGGGCTCTGAGGTTTGGGGTGTTCCTCTGGGTGAGGGTCTGGGCTCTGAGGTTTGGGGTGTTCCTCTGGGTGAGGGTCTGGGCTCTGAGGTTTGGGGTGCTCCTCTCGGTGAGGGTCTGGGCTGAGGTTTGGGGTGTTCCtctgggtgagggtgagggtctGGGCTCTGAGATTTGGGGTGTTCCTCTGGGTGAGGGTGAG GGTCTGGGCTCTGAGGTTTGGGGTGCTCCTCTGGGTGAGGGTCTGGGCTCTGAGGTTTGGGGTGCTCCtctgggtgagggtgagggtctGGGCTCTGAGGTTTGGGGTGCTCCTCTGGGTGAGGGTCTGGGCTCTGAGGTTTGGGGTGTTCCTCTGGGTGAGGGTCTGGGCTCTGAGGTTTGGGGTTTTCCTCTGGGTGATGGTGTGGGCTCTGAGGTTTGGGGTGTTCCtctgggtgagggtgtgggCTCTGAGGTTTGGGGTGTTCCTCTGGGTGAGGGTCTGGGCTCTGTGGTTTGGGGTGCTCCTCTGGGTGAGGGTCTGGGCTCTGAGGTTTGGGGTGTTCCtctgggtgagggtgagggtctGGGCTCTGAGGTTTGGGGTGTTCCTCTGGGTGAGGGTCTGGGCTCTGAGGTTTGGGGTGTTCCTCTGGGTGAGGGTCTGGGCTCTGAGGTTTGGGGTGTTCCtctgggtgagggtgggggtctGGACTCTGAGGTTTGGGGTGCTCTtctgggtgagggtgagggtctGGGCTCTGAGGTTCAGGGTGTTCCATTGCGGGGGCGCCGTGCTTTTCCTGTCCCCTTTGCCTCGGGGGCAGGGCCAGGCCAGCAGGATTCCCGCTTCCGGCCCGATTAG